In a genomic window of Rhopalosiphum maidis isolate BTI-1 chromosome 4, ASM367621v3, whole genome shotgun sequence:
- the LOC113559300 gene encoding HMG box-containing protein 4 has product MDREKGRKSDPKQPNEPEVTAVSRSGRIIKKSSKLLGFESSDIQEKEKTPKSSKQSSKRQSSNHEPLDQFNDDDNSMEFLEDQQHSESNEWTVDTKDCDNYTEPSGTSISVGEHNQFMYALKNLNMKEPGFVAYALWAKEVRKTLMNAYPNFSTTQINQQLRDMWKSVPTEDKSRWVRKAKRLLEREGLDDSNTNDSKITVKKPSEEIIDNSIDTSNKNKPKLEPLRSTQPIDVAAHLALLGESLGIIGQRLKEHQGQIAVNGSVSVLLDSLLCALGPLLCLTQQVTEINVNSQETMSRLMDDIAYIMPGL; this is encoded by the exons ATGGACAGGGAAAAAGGCCGAAAATCTGATCCTAAACAACCAA ATGAACCAGAGGTAACTGCAGTTTCAAGATCTGGACGAATTATTAAGAAGTCTTCCAAGTTGCTAGGTTTTGAATCTTCGGACATAC aagaaaaagaaaaaactccTAAATCTTCGaaacaaagttcaaaaagaCAATCATCCAATCACGAGCCACTCGATCAA TTCAATGACGACGATAACAGTATGGAATTTTTAGAAGATCAACAACATTCCGAAAGCAATGAATGGACTGTAGACACAAAGGACTGTG atAATTACACTGAACCCAGTGGCACTTCTATTTCAGTAGGAGAACACAATCAA tttatgtatgctctcaaaaatttaaacatgaaaGAGCCAGGATTTGTGGCATATGCATTATGGGCTAAAGAAGTACGCAAAACATTGATGAATGCTTATCCAAATTTTA GTACAACACAAATTAATCAACAGCTCAGAGATATGTGGAAATCTGTACCAACAGAAGATAAAAGT cgATGGGTACGTAAAGCCAAGAGATTATTAGAACGTGAAGGATTGGATGACAGCAATACAAATGACTCAAAAATTACAGTAAAGAAACCAAGCGaagaaattattgataattcaaTAGATACTAGCAATAA aaataaaCCCAAATTAGAACCGCTAAGATCAACACAGCCTATTGATGTAGCAGCTCATTTGGCTTTACTTGGCGAATCATTGGGCATAATAGGCCAAAGACTAAAAGAACATCAG GGCCAAATAGCTGTAAATGGTAGTGTATCGGTCCTTCTAGATTCTCTGTTATGTGCCTTGGGACCTCTACTTTGTCTTACTCAACAAGTAACAGAAATTAATGTGAATTCCCAAGAAACAATGTCAAGGTTAATGGACGACATAGCCTATATAATGCcaggattataa
- the LOC113559291 gene encoding U3 small nucleolar ribonucleoprotein protein IMP4: protein MLRRQARLRREYLYRKSLETRQKVIQDKKERLKHCLDENVPIHYDLRPEALHLQEKLEWDDESPGLSAAGGGEEGGAGISHEDDEYRWAGVEDPKIMITTSHDPSARLKKFVKELRLIFPNAQRMNRGNYEIKQLVQACRANEVTDFIVVHEHRGVPDTLIVCHMPYGPTAYFNLTDVVMRHDVPDIGTMSEQFPHLIFHNFETQLGKRTMNILKYLYPVPKEDSKRVISFANHDDYISFRHHTYKTVDGNKIEMNEVGPRFQLKLYQIKLGTLESADTADTEWMLRPYMNTSSKRRYLSLKDGWAQDDTIFS, encoded by the exons ATGTTACGCCGGCAAGCTCGACTCCGGCGCGAGTACCTTTACCGTAAGAGTTTGGAGACTCGTCAGAAGGTGATTCAAGACAAAAAGGAACGACTTAAACACTGTTTGGACGAGAACGTGCCCATTCATTATGATCTGCGACCAGAGGCATTGCACTTGCAAGAAAAACTAGAATGGGACGACGAGTCGCCAGGGTTGTCCGCTGCCGGTGGTGGTGAGGAGGGCGGTGCTGGAATCTCGCACGAGGACGACGAGTATCGTTGGGCCGGTGTTGAGGACCCGAAAATCATGATCACTACGTCGCACGACCCGTCGGCCAGACTAAAAAAGTTCGTCAAGGAGCTCAGACTGATATTTCCAAACGCCCAGCGCATGAACCGCggtaattatgaaattaagcAGTTGGTACAGGCGTGCCGGGCTAACGAGGTGACCGATTTCATTGTTGTGCACGAGCACCGAGGTGTACCGGACACATTGATTGTTTGTCATATGCCGTATGGCCCAACGGCTTATTTCAACTTGACTGACGTGGTCATGAGGCATGATGTTCCTGACATTGGTACAATGTCTGAACAGTTTCCACATTTGATTTTCCATAATTTTGAAACACAGCTCGGCAAGAGAACAATGAATATATTGAAGTATCTGTACCCGGTTCCTAAAGAAGACAGCAAGAGAGTCATCTCTTTTGCCAATCATGATGATTATATATCGTTTAGACACCATACTTACAAAACg gtgGATggaaacaaaattgaaatgaaTGAAGTTGGTCCTCGTTTTCAGTTGAAACTCTACCAAATAAAATTGGGAACCTTAGAATCCGCAGATACTGCAGACACAGAATGGATGCTTAGACCTTATATGAATACATCATCCAAACGACGATATCTATCATTAAAAGATGGATGGGCTCAagatgatacaattttttcttaa